Proteins from one Mycobacterium sp. HUMS_12744610 genomic window:
- a CDS encoding DUF7159 family protein, whose amino-acid sequence METVLGVSMTPTMVRMVLVEGENADGATVDTEGFELPAGQSPDDTDAPSQVVSAILGTREGAVDAGYQLSSIGVTWTEAGQAAALNDLLAGLKIEKVMLVSAFLAAAALAQTVGSATRYAHTALLFLEPYTATLAVVDSADGSLADVRRQNLPDDEDAAVAALIAMVAGVDALQPRPDGLFVVGSDGVDVAAIKGQLQQATSLVVSTPEEPETALAMGAALASANPPLFSSSTAALAYAQDPGTGVVGPHAAVPGYLEVPAPADQGDEGLAYSAVPDEDADALTTATGGLAASAIGAEEDGEPRETTRPFLVAIGVLSLFVAGVVALVFALAFAIRPHVDDRPAIGATAVAPAKPPPPPAPPAKPATNQRPPVKPAPAAPAPAAPPAPAAPQAPPPPPLPAPPVPLGPPGPPIPAPGAGIPGGAPGPPIPGVPPIFGGPPGPPIPGPGPVGGPGGPPGIPIPHLPVPGIPGIPGL is encoded by the coding sequence GTGGAGACCGTACTCGGGGTGTCGATGACACCCACGATGGTTCGGATGGTGCTGGTCGAGGGCGAGAACGCTGACGGCGCCACCGTGGACACGGAAGGCTTCGAACTGCCCGCTGGGCAGAGTCCTGACGACACCGACGCCCCCAGTCAGGTGGTCTCGGCGATCCTCGGAACCCGGGAAGGTGCGGTCGACGCCGGCTACCAGCTTTCATCGATCGGGGTGACGTGGACCGAGGCCGGACAGGCCGCCGCCCTGAACGACTTGCTGGCCGGATTGAAAATCGAGAAAGTCATGCTGGTCTCGGCTTTCTTGGCCGCGGCCGCGCTGGCTCAGACGGTGGGCAGCGCGACGCGCTACGCGCACACCGCGCTGCTGTTCCTGGAGCCCTACACCGCGACGCTCGCGGTGGTCGACTCCGCGGACGGTTCGCTGGCCGACGTGCGGCGACAGAACCTACCCGACGACGAGGACGCTGCCGTCGCAGCATTGATCGCGATGGTCGCCGGTGTCGACGCGCTGCAACCGCGGCCGGACGGCCTGTTCGTCGTCGGCTCCGACGGTGTCGACGTCGCCGCGATCAAAGGGCAGCTGCAGCAGGCGACGTCGCTGGTGGTGAGCACACCCGAGGAGCCGGAGACGGCGCTGGCGATGGGCGCGGCGCTGGCGTCGGCCAACCCGCCGTTGTTCTCCTCGTCGACGGCCGCTCTGGCCTACGCGCAAGATCCCGGCACGGGCGTGGTGGGCCCGCACGCGGCCGTCCCCGGCTACCTGGAGGTCCCGGCTCCCGCCGACCAGGGCGACGAGGGGCTGGCCTACAGCGCCGTCCCCGACGAGGACGCTGACGCGCTGACGACCGCCACCGGCGGCCTTGCCGCGTCCGCGATCGGTGCCGAGGAGGACGGCGAACCGCGGGAGACGACCAGACCGTTCCTGGTGGCCATAGGCGTGTTGTCGCTGTTCGTCGCCGGGGTGGTGGCGCTCGTGTTCGCACTGGCCTTCGCCATCCGGCCACACGTCGACGACCGGCCCGCCATCGGCGCGACCGCCGTCGCCCCGGCGAAGCCGCCCCCGCCGCCGGCCCCGCCCGCCAAACCGGCAACCAATCAGCGCCCCCCGGTGAAGCCGGCACCGGCCGCGCCGGCCCCGGCAGCCCCTCCGGCCCCGGCGGCTCCACAGGCCCCTCCGCCGCCCCCGCTGCCCGCCCCACCGGTGCCCCTCGGCCCGCCCGGCCCGCCGATCCCCGCGCCGGGCGCGGGCATACCGGGCGGAGCCCCCGGCCCACCGATCCCCGGAGTTCCACCGATTTTCGGGGGGCCTCCCGGTCCACCGATCCCCGGACCCGGTCCGGTGGGTGGTCCCGGCGGACCCCCGGGCATCCCGATCCCGCACCTCCCGGTGCCGGGCATCCCGGGCATTCCGGGTCTCTGA
- a CDS encoding type III polyketide synthase: MAFTRHRYDQDEVAHELTEFAEPGFMRFAQTTGVDRRSLALPLSRYPRLSGFTEANDAYLEVAVDLGEHALREALAEANVEPHEVDSIVMVSSTGIAVPTIDARLISRVGLRPDIKRVPLFGLGCVAGAAGMARVHDYLHGYPGDVAVLLSVELCSLTLQRDDASIPALIGVSLFGDGAAAVVATGADRNTLGHNLDRAPHVLATRSRVVPETVDVMGWNVGSSGFRLVMTRDVPKMVDDHLRGEVESLLAEHGLTVADISTWVCHPGGPKVLDSIENALGLSPEALAHSRDSMRENGNISSASVLDVLRRTVATPPAAGEFGVMLAMGPGFSFELLLLRW; the protein is encoded by the coding sequence GTGGCGTTCACCCGGCACCGTTACGACCAGGACGAAGTGGCGCACGAGCTCACCGAGTTCGCGGAGCCCGGGTTCATGCGCTTCGCTCAGACGACGGGTGTCGACCGTCGCAGCCTCGCGCTGCCGCTGTCGCGCTACCCGCGTCTGAGCGGGTTCACCGAAGCCAATGACGCCTACCTGGAGGTCGCCGTCGACCTGGGTGAACATGCCCTGCGCGAGGCGCTCGCCGAGGCGAATGTCGAACCGCACGAGGTGGATTCGATCGTGATGGTTTCCAGCACGGGTATCGCGGTACCGACGATCGACGCGCGGCTGATCTCGCGGGTCGGCCTGCGGCCGGACATCAAGCGGGTCCCGCTGTTCGGGCTCGGCTGCGTGGCGGGCGCCGCGGGGATGGCACGCGTCCACGACTACCTGCACGGCTACCCGGGGGATGTGGCCGTGTTGTTGTCGGTCGAGCTGTGCTCGCTGACACTGCAGCGTGACGACGCCTCGATCCCGGCCCTGATCGGTGTGTCGCTGTTCGGGGACGGCGCGGCCGCGGTGGTCGCCACCGGCGCAGACCGGAACACGTTGGGGCACAACCTCGACCGTGCCCCCCACGTCCTGGCGACCCGGAGCCGTGTGGTGCCCGAGACCGTCGACGTCATGGGCTGGAACGTCGGCTCCAGCGGCTTTCGGCTCGTCATGACCCGCGACGTCCCGAAGATGGTCGACGACCACCTGCGCGGCGAGGTCGAGAGCCTTCTGGCCGAACACGGGCTGACCGTCGCGGACATCTCGACGTGGGTGTGCCATCCCGGCGGTCCGAAAGTGCTCGACTCAATCGAGAACGCGCTGGGGCTTTCGCCGGAGGCGCTGGCACACAGCCGGGATTCGATGCGCGAGAACGGCAACATCTCGTCGGCGTCGGTGCTCGACGTGCTGCGCAGGACGGTCGCCACGCCGCCGGCCGCCGGCGAGTTCGGGGTGATGCTGGCGATGGGTCCGGGCTTCAGCTTCGAGCTTTTGCTGCTGCGGTGGTGA
- a CDS encoding SDR family NAD(P)-dependent oxidoreductase: MDNAEAPAGAAALLADRVAVVTGAGGGIGAATARLFARHGARVVVVDIDADLARGTAEQITSSGGAATAVVADVRDSGQVADLARAVLDRFGRVDVLVNNVGHWLRHPGNFVDTDPQLWDELYRVNLHHVFVVTRAFLPAMIERHAGAIVNVSSVEGLRGYPEDPVYAAFKAAVIHFTRSLAVQVGRDGVRVNAIGPDVTESLQVPYSQWLSAEEQAQWPQWVPIGRMGVPEDQARVILFLASDLSAFVTGHTIPTDGGTGAAGGWFRSSRRAGREWTNRPIAP; the protein is encoded by the coding sequence ATGGACAACGCGGAAGCTCCGGCGGGCGCCGCCGCTCTGCTCGCGGACCGGGTCGCGGTGGTCACGGGCGCCGGCGGCGGGATCGGAGCCGCCACCGCACGGTTGTTCGCCCGGCACGGCGCCCGGGTGGTGGTCGTCGACATCGATGCCGATCTGGCCCGTGGCACCGCCGAGCAGATCACGTCGTCCGGCGGCGCCGCCACGGCGGTGGTGGCCGACGTTCGCGACTCCGGCCAGGTCGCCGACCTGGCCCGCGCGGTCCTGGATCGATTCGGCCGGGTCGATGTGCTGGTGAACAACGTCGGTCACTGGCTGCGCCACCCCGGCAATTTCGTCGACACCGACCCGCAATTGTGGGACGAGTTGTACCGGGTCAACCTGCACCACGTCTTCGTCGTGACCCGGGCGTTTCTGCCCGCGATGATCGAGAGGCACGCCGGCGCGATCGTCAACGTGTCCTCCGTCGAGGGTTTGCGCGGTTATCCGGAGGATCCGGTGTATGCGGCCTTCAAGGCCGCGGTCATCCACTTCACCCGAAGCCTCGCGGTCCAGGTCGGCCGCGACGGTGTGCGCGTCAACGCGATCGGGCCCGACGTCACCGAATCCCTACAGGTGCCCTATTCGCAATGGCTGTCCGCCGAGGAGCAGGCGCAGTGGCCGCAATGGGTCCCGATCGGGCGCATGGGGGTGCCCGAGGACCAGGCGCGGGTGATTCTCTTTCTGGCATCGGATCTTTCGGCGTTCGTCACCGGGCACACCATCCCGACAGACGGCGGCACCGGCGCGGCGGGCGGTTGGTTCCGCTCGTCGCGCCGGGCCGGCCGGGAATGGACTAACCGCCCCATCGCGCCCTAG
- a CDS encoding IS1380 family transposase, translating into MQATTDWSKNVRVEVRGDDVVGHAGNVIPRLLADNLGLTSGLSSVLSRPEVTHDRGAVLRDVAVSIAGGAQNLAGTAVLRDQHRLFQAVASVPTMWRSLGEIDEQSITEVTAVRNKVRSRVWEAIEARHGAIPASQTCYGDLGDTIVIRIDASLIQSHSDKQHAAGNFKGGFGFHPLLAWCDNTGELLAVIARAGNAGSNTAADHIAIIDAAIAAIPAKWRRKLLVTIDGAGSSHAVVEHLEKLNARPGMSVGYSVGFDLDERVRVAIGQMPDAGWQAALDATGAARDDAQVAELTGLLRHSTGGDRLVGWPAGMRILVRREEIEHGTQLSLFEQLAGYRYQVLATSTAGGQPQRLEARHRVHARVEGFIRTGKDTGLARWPSHSFAINTAWVTAVAIAIDLLCWMRLLLLDGPLAKAEPATLRYRLLHAAARLIKRSRYLILRIPQTWPWAQEFADALNRVRAIP; encoded by the coding sequence ATGCAGGCTACTACGGATTGGTCGAAGAATGTCCGAGTTGAGGTCCGTGGCGACGACGTGGTCGGGCACGCCGGTAACGTGATACCCCGGTTGCTGGCCGACAATCTGGGTTTGACCAGCGGTTTGTCGTCGGTGCTGTCGCGCCCAGAAGTCACCCACGACCGAGGCGCGGTGTTGCGCGATGTGGCGGTATCGATCGCCGGCGGCGCGCAGAACCTGGCCGGCACCGCGGTGCTGCGCGATCAGCACCGGTTGTTTCAGGCGGTGGCGTCGGTTCCGACGATGTGGCGGTCCCTGGGCGAGATCGACGAGCAGAGCATCACCGAGGTCACGGCCGTGCGCAACAAGGTCCGCTCTCGGGTGTGGGAGGCGATCGAGGCCCGCCACGGTGCGATCCCGGCTTCGCAGACCTGCTATGGGGACCTCGGGGACACGATCGTGATCCGCATCGACGCGTCGCTGATTCAGTCGCACAGCGATAAGCAGCACGCCGCAGGCAATTTCAAAGGCGGGTTTGGCTTCCACCCGCTGTTGGCGTGGTGTGACAACACCGGCGAACTGCTGGCGGTGATCGCCCGTGCAGGCAACGCCGGCTCGAACACCGCGGCCGATCATATCGCGATCATCGACGCCGCGATCGCGGCGATCCCGGCCAAGTGGCGCCGCAAGTTGCTGGTCACCATCGACGGCGCGGGTTCAAGCCACGCCGTCGTCGAACACCTGGAGAAACTCAATGCCCGGCCGGGGATGTCAGTGGGCTACTCGGTCGGATTCGACCTCGATGAGCGGGTCCGGGTCGCGATCGGCCAGATGCCCGATGCGGGATGGCAAGCCGCACTGGATGCCACCGGAGCGGCCCGTGACGACGCCCAGGTCGCCGAGTTGACCGGGCTGCTGCGCCACAGCACCGGAGGGGATCGGCTGGTCGGCTGGCCGGCCGGCATGCGCATCCTGGTGCGGCGCGAAGAAATCGAACACGGCACCCAGTTGTCATTGTTCGAGCAGCTGGCCGGCTACCGCTACCAGGTCCTCGCCACCTCGACTGCCGGTGGACAACCCCAGCGACTGGAAGCCCGCCACCGCGTCCACGCCCGGGTGGAGGGCTTCATCCGCACCGGCAAAGACACCGGCCTGGCCCGCTGGCCCTCACACTCGTTCGCCATCAACACCGCTTGGGTCACCGCCGTCGCGATCGCCATCGACCTGCTGTGCTGGATGCGACTGCTACTCCTGGACGGCCCACTGGCCAAAGCCGAACCCGCCACCCTGCGCTACCGGCTGCTGCACGCCGCGGCCCGGCTGATCAAACGATCCCGCTACCTGATCCTGCGGATCCCCCAAACCTGGCCCTGGGCACAAGAATTCGCCGACGCCCTCAACAGGGTCCGCGCCATACCCTGA
- a CDS encoding alpha/beta hydrolase — protein sequence MPKQENKRRIHHRHSPQSVAVSLASRLIVKNAVRAWAFQPNLHWPLEYVDGLAGLLPHFRSSAKIDPVRLENCNAEWVRAPGASSTRAILYLHGGAFLTCGLNTHRSLVTRLSKAADAAVLTVGYRKLPSHRVDDAIQDGLDGLRWLQESGYDGEQVVVAGDSAGGYLAFMTALAAIRARVAKPAGIATISPFADADPAEKLRHRNARRCSMFTRAALSIFTQYLEEVQLPGPDGSTGPVVSPVDADLCSLPPVTIHASSDELLLPDAELMAKRLDAAGIRCDLHLWDGQIHDFPLAADILPEGRRAIRYIGDFVKEVTAGIGESSDGEVAVPWSREAPAVTRVG from the coding sequence TTGCCAAAACAGGAGAACAAGCGGCGAATTCACCATCGCCACAGTCCGCAATCGGTTGCGGTGTCCCTGGCCAGTCGGCTGATCGTGAAGAATGCGGTTCGCGCGTGGGCTTTTCAACCGAACCTGCATTGGCCGCTGGAATACGTTGACGGCCTGGCAGGTCTGCTGCCCCACTTCAGGTCGTCCGCGAAGATCGATCCCGTGCGGCTCGAGAACTGCAACGCGGAATGGGTTCGTGCGCCCGGCGCGTCGTCGACGCGGGCGATTCTCTATCTGCACGGAGGCGCATTTCTGACCTGCGGCCTCAACACGCACCGCTCGCTCGTGACCCGCTTGTCGAAAGCCGCCGACGCCGCGGTGCTCACCGTCGGATACCGGAAGCTGCCGTCACACCGGGTCGACGACGCCATCCAGGACGGCCTCGACGGGCTGCGCTGGCTGCAGGAAAGCGGCTACGACGGCGAACAGGTCGTCGTCGCCGGCGACTCGGCCGGCGGATATCTGGCGTTCATGACCGCGCTCGCGGCCATTCGCGCCCGAGTCGCGAAGCCGGCGGGTATCGCGACGATCTCGCCGTTCGCCGATGCGGACCCCGCCGAAAAATTGAGGCACCGCAATGCCCGTCGGTGCTCCATGTTCACGCGTGCGGCGTTGTCGATATTCACGCAATATCTCGAAGAGGTGCAACTTCCCGGCCCGGACGGCTCCACGGGTCCCGTCGTCTCACCGGTCGATGCCGATCTGTGCAGTTTGCCCCCGGTCACCATCCACGCGAGCTCCGACGAATTGCTGCTGCCCGACGCCGAACTGATGGCAAAGCGCTTGGATGCCGCGGGAATTCGCTGCGATCTGCATCTGTGGGACGGGCAGATCCACGATTTCCCGTTGGCGGCCGACATTTTGCCCGAAGGTCGCCGCGCCATTCGCTACATCGGCGACTTCGTCAAAGAGGTCACGGCCGGAATAGGAGAGTCGTCGGACGGCGAAGTTGCCGTGCCATGGTCCCGCGAAGCGCCGGCCGTCACGAGGGTGGGGTAG
- a CDS encoding FHA domain-containing protein produces the protein MSRPAPPVLTVRYDGSERTFAAGNDVVIGRDLRADLRVAHPLISRTHLIVRFDQGRWIAIDNGSLNGLYVNNRRVPAVDIQDGLRVNIGNPDGPALTFEVGRHQGSAGRPPLTTSMPIFNTHGDGAAAAPHGHPQPVAQRPGQPQHPPSATFRHPGQPPSGPQQSHPPSGVMPGHPAEPQPRHPTGGHHVGPPSGPQQGPQIYRAPPMRVPAAPAGEPRAVETGRIGGDATNIATSMMRMLRPGRSAPESAPGAIKIGRANDNDIVIPEVLASRHHATLIPTDHGTEIHDNRSINGTFVNGARVDSALLHDGDVVTIGNIDLVFAGGALVRRDETATATRTGGLDVRGVTWTIENNKTLLDNISLGAQPGTLTAVIGPSGAGKSTFARLVAGYTHPTTGTVTFEGHNVHAEYASLRSRIGMVPQDDVVHGQLTVQQALMYAAELRLPPDTTKEDREQVVARVLEELEMTQHLHTRVDKLSGGQRKRASVALELLTGPSLLILDEPTSGLDPALDRQVMTMLRQLADAGRVVLVVTHSLTYLDVCDQVLLLAPGGKTAFCGPPGQIGPAMGTTNWADIFSTVANDPDGARARYLARTGPPPPPPPAEQPAEIGDPSHTSLGRQFSTIARRQMRLIISDRGYFAFLAVLPFIMGALSMSVPGNVGFGIPNPMGAAPNEPGQILVLLNVGAVFMGTALTIRDLIGERPIFLREQAVGLSTGAYLLAKVCVYTVFAVVQSAIVTVIVLIGKGGPTQGAVALGRPGLELFVDVALTCVASAMLGLALSAIAKSNEQIMPLLVVAVMSQLVFSGGMIPVTDRIGLDQMSWATPARWGFAASASTADLLKLEPGPVTPKDSHWQHTAGAWWFDVAMLFAISMVYLGFVRWKIRLKGG, from the coding sequence ATGAGCCGTCCAGCCCCACCCGTGCTGACCGTGCGCTACGACGGATCCGAGCGCACCTTCGCAGCAGGAAACGACGTGGTGATCGGGCGCGACCTGCGCGCGGACCTGCGCGTCGCGCATCCCCTGATATCCCGGACCCACCTGATCGTGCGGTTCGACCAGGGCCGCTGGATCGCCATCGACAACGGAAGCCTCAACGGGCTGTACGTCAACAACCGCCGCGTGCCGGCCGTCGACATCCAGGACGGCCTGCGGGTCAACATCGGCAATCCGGACGGCCCCGCGCTGACGTTCGAGGTGGGCCGCCACCAGGGCTCGGCGGGGCGGCCGCCGCTGACGACGTCGATGCCGATCTTCAACACCCACGGCGACGGCGCCGCGGCGGCGCCGCACGGCCACCCGCAGCCCGTCGCGCAGCGGCCCGGCCAGCCCCAGCACCCGCCGTCGGCCACGTTCCGGCACCCCGGGCAGCCGCCCAGCGGTCCGCAGCAGAGCCACCCGCCGAGCGGGGTGATGCCGGGCCATCCCGCGGAGCCGCAGCCGCGCCACCCGACCGGCGGACACCACGTCGGGCCGCCCAGCGGCCCGCAGCAGGGGCCGCAGATCTACCGGGCGCCACCCATGCGGGTGCCCGCCGCGCCCGCGGGCGAGCCCAGGGCCGTCGAGACCGGCCGCATCGGCGGCGATGCGACCAACATCGCGACGTCGATGATGCGCATGCTGCGCCCGGGCAGGTCGGCGCCGGAGTCGGCGCCGGGAGCGATCAAGATCGGCCGGGCCAACGACAACGACATCGTCATTCCCGAGGTGCTGGCGTCCCGCCACCACGCCACCCTGATCCCGACCGACCACGGCACCGAGATCCACGACAACCGCAGCATCAACGGCACCTTCGTCAACGGCGCCCGGGTCGACTCCGCGCTGCTGCACGACGGCGACGTCGTCACGATCGGCAACATCGACCTGGTCTTCGCGGGCGGGGCGCTGGTCCGCCGCGACGAGACCGCGACCGCCACGCGCACCGGCGGGCTCGACGTGCGCGGGGTGACGTGGACGATCGAGAACAACAAGACGCTGCTGGACAACATCTCGCTGGGCGCACAGCCCGGAACGCTGACCGCCGTCATCGGTCCCTCCGGTGCCGGCAAGTCCACGTTCGCCCGGCTGGTCGCCGGCTACACGCACCCGACCACCGGCACGGTGACCTTCGAGGGCCACAACGTCCACGCCGAGTACGCCTCGCTGCGCAGCCGCATCGGTATGGTCCCGCAGGACGACGTGGTGCATGGGCAGCTGACAGTGCAGCAGGCGCTGATGTATGCCGCCGAGTTGCGGCTGCCGCCGGATACCACCAAAGAGGACCGCGAACAGGTGGTGGCGCGGGTGCTCGAGGAACTCGAGATGACCCAGCACCTGCACACCCGGGTCGACAAGCTGTCCGGCGGCCAGCGCAAGCGGGCGTCGGTGGCGCTGGAGCTGCTCACCGGGCCGTCGCTGCTGATCCTCGACGAGCCGACGTCGGGTCTGGACCCGGCCCTGGACCGCCAGGTCATGACCATGCTGCGGCAGTTGGCCGACGCCGGCCGCGTGGTGCTCGTGGTCACCCACTCGCTGACCTATCTCGACGTCTGCGACCAGGTCCTGCTGCTGGCCCCCGGCGGCAAGACCGCGTTCTGCGGGCCGCCCGGCCAGATCGGTCCCGCCATGGGGACGACGAACTGGGCCGACATCTTCAGCACGGTGGCCAACGACCCGGACGGGGCGCGGGCCCGCTACCTGGCGCGGACGGGACCGCCCCCGCCGCCGCCACCGGCCGAGCAACCCGCGGAGATCGGCGACCCGTCGCACACGAGCCTGGGCCGGCAGTTCTCCACCATCGCCCGGCGGCAGATGCGGCTGATCATCTCCGACCGCGGCTACTTCGCCTTCCTGGCGGTGTTGCCCTTCATCATGGGTGCGCTGTCGATGTCGGTTCCCGGCAACGTCGGGTTCGGCATCCCCAACCCCATGGGTGCCGCGCCCAACGAGCCCGGGCAGATCCTGGTGCTGCTCAACGTCGGCGCGGTGTTCATGGGCACCGCGCTGACGATCCGCGACCTCATCGGTGAGCGCCCGATCTTCCTGCGCGAGCAGGCCGTCGGCCTGTCCACCGGCGCCTATCTGCTGGCCAAGGTCTGCGTGTACACGGTGTTCGCGGTCGTCCAGTCCGCGATCGTCACCGTCATCGTCCTGATCGGCAAGGGCGGTCCCACCCAGGGGGCCGTCGCCCTGGGCCGGCCGGGTCTGGAGCTCTTCGTCGACGTCGCGCTGACCTGTGTCGCCTCCGCGATGCTCGGGCTGGCGCTGTCGGCCATCGCCAAGTCCAACGAACAGATCATGCCGCTGCTGGTGGTCGCGGTGATGTCGCAGCTGGTGTTCTCCGGCGGCATGATCCCGGTCACCGACCGCATCGGCCTCGACCAGATGTCGTGGGCGACGCCGGCCAGGTGGGGCTTCGCCGCGTCGGCATCCACTGCGGACCTGCTCAAGCTGGAGCCGGGCCCGGTGACGCCGAAGGACTCGCACTGGCAGCACACCGCCGGCGCATGGTGGTTCGACGTCGCCATGCTGTTCGCGATCAGCATGGTCTACTTGGGTTTCGTGCGGTGGAAGATTCGCCTCAAGGGCGGCTGA